From Arthrobacter sp. FW306-2-2C-D06B, a single genomic window includes:
- a CDS encoding carbohydrate ABC transporter permease: MTALASAKTDASGSQSPKQNRKPTTAGASRRRALGKRGLEPWFYLAPAFIVLIALLGYPIFQLINVSLYDYRQAQVSGKAPLQFTGLENYQKLFADPEFWSVLGNTVLFAGACVVLTLLVGTSLAVLATRLRPWVRTALFVVSLGAWATPAVTGSAVWLFLFDPTLGLVNKALVSIGLTQFNGYSWTYDKWSAFGLVASEVVWCSFPFVLVTVYAGIQAISTEVIEAARLDGASMPRIARSIMLPMLRPIVMVVTIQSIIWNFKIFSQIYIMTNGGGIAGQNLVLNVYGYQQAFAASLYGLGSALGVIMTALLMIITLVYLRILKRTGEVL; encoded by the coding sequence ATGACGGCGCTTGCGTCCGCGAAGACGGACGCAAGCGGATCGCAGAGCCCCAAGCAGAACCGCAAGCCGACGACGGCGGGCGCGTCCCGCCGTCGTGCGCTAGGCAAACGCGGCCTGGAACCTTGGTTCTACCTGGCCCCGGCGTTTATTGTCTTGATTGCGCTTCTGGGGTACCCGATCTTCCAGCTGATCAACGTTTCGTTGTACGACTACCGCCAGGCCCAGGTCAGCGGCAAGGCACCCCTGCAGTTCACCGGCCTGGAGAACTACCAGAAACTGTTCGCCGATCCGGAGTTCTGGTCGGTGCTGGGCAACACCGTTCTGTTTGCGGGCGCCTGCGTTGTCCTGACTCTGCTGGTGGGAACGTCGCTGGCTGTGCTGGCCACGCGGCTCCGGCCGTGGGTCCGGACCGCACTGTTCGTGGTCTCGCTGGGCGCCTGGGCTACCCCGGCCGTCACCGGCAGCGCGGTGTGGTTGTTCCTCTTCGATCCCACCTTGGGGCTGGTCAACAAGGCCCTTGTCTCCATCGGTCTGACCCAATTCAACGGCTACTCCTGGACCTACGACAAATGGTCCGCTTTTGGCCTGGTAGCCAGCGAAGTGGTGTGGTGTTCATTCCCGTTCGTGCTGGTCACGGTCTACGCCGGCATCCAGGCGATCTCCACCGAAGTGATTGAGGCGGCGCGGCTCGACGGTGCGTCGATGCCCCGGATCGCGCGCAGCATCATGCTTCCCATGCTGCGTCCCATCGTGATGGTGGTGACCATCCAGTCGATCATCTGGAATTTCAAGATCTTCTCGCAGATCTACATCATGACCAACGGTGGCGGTATCGCCGGGCAGAACCTCGTGCTGAACGTCTACGGCTACCAGCAGGCCTTCGCGGCCAGCCTTTACGGCCTCGGCTCGGCCCTCGGTGTCATCATGACCGCGCTGCTGATGATCATCACCCTGGTCTACCTCCGCATCCTCAAGAGAACGGGAGAAGTCCTGTGA